In one Mycobacterium heckeshornense genomic region, the following are encoded:
- a CDS encoding acyl-CoA dehydrogenase: MPTTISDEQLAARGLVREWAAGAGTTAAIRDIEQGKREAWQPVYDGLAGLGLFGVAVPEDCGGAGGRVEDLCAMVEEAAKALVPGPVATTALATLAVSDPRVRGQLASGERVAGVALSADLHVDTALRASGTVPWALGATDGGLLLVPANGKWLLIDTVDAAVSVEPLQGTDFSRPLARVVLASAPASVVDGPVQDLAATVLSAEAAGVTRWALDTAVAYAKVREQFGKPIGSFQAIKHICAEMLCRAEQVAVAAADAAHAVADPDPEQLSIAAAVAASIGIEAAKANAKDCIQVLGGIGITWEHDAHLYLRRAYGIGQFLGGSARWLRRTAALTRAGGRRRLSIDLGGVADLRPQIAATVAGIAALPKDKQQVALAEAGLLAPHWPAPYGRGASPAEQLLIDQEMAAAGVERPDLVIGWWAAPTILEHGTPEQIERFVPATLRGEIFWCQLFSEPGAGSDLASLRTKAVRVEGGWKLTGQKVWTSSAHKAQWGVCLARTDPNAPKHKGITYFLVDMSSPGIVIRPLREITGDALFNEVFLEDVFVPDEMVVGAVNDGWRLARTTLANERVAMATGTALGNPMEELLTAAADLDLDVARQDQLGWLIVAAQTGALLDQRIAELAVGGHDPGAQSSVRKLIGVRYRQALAEFRMDIAEGAGVVEDAVVHDFLNTRCLTIAGGTEQILLTLAAERLLGLPR, encoded by the coding sequence GTGCCGACCACCATCAGCGACGAGCAATTGGCAGCGCGTGGGTTGGTGCGCGAGTGGGCCGCCGGCGCGGGAACAACGGCCGCGATTCGCGACATCGAGCAGGGAAAGCGCGAGGCCTGGCAGCCGGTTTACGACGGCCTGGCCGGCCTGGGGCTGTTCGGTGTCGCGGTGCCTGAGGACTGCGGCGGCGCCGGCGGGCGGGTCGAGGACCTCTGCGCCATGGTCGAGGAGGCGGCCAAGGCCTTGGTGCCGGGCCCGGTCGCGACGACGGCGCTGGCCACGCTGGCGGTATCCGATCCGCGGGTGCGCGGCCAGCTGGCATCCGGTGAACGCGTCGCCGGCGTGGCCCTGAGCGCCGACCTACACGTCGATACCGCTTTGCGCGCATCCGGCACGGTGCCATGGGCGCTCGGTGCGACCGACGGCGGGCTGTTGTTGGTGCCGGCAAACGGCAAATGGCTGCTGATCGACACCGTCGACGCCGCCGTGTCGGTCGAGCCGCTGCAGGGCACCGACTTCTCCCGTCCGCTGGCGCGGGTGGTGCTGGCAAGCGCGCCGGCCAGCGTGGTCGACGGCCCGGTGCAGGACCTGGCCGCCACCGTGCTGTCCGCCGAGGCGGCCGGGGTGACTCGCTGGGCGCTGGACACCGCGGTGGCTTACGCCAAGGTGCGTGAGCAGTTCGGCAAACCGATCGGCAGCTTCCAGGCAATCAAACACATTTGCGCCGAAATGCTATGCCGCGCAGAGCAAGTCGCAGTGGCTGCGGCTGATGCCGCGCACGCGGTCGCCGACCCGGACCCCGAACAGTTGTCGATCGCCGCGGCCGTCGCCGCCAGCATCGGTATCGAGGCCGCCAAGGCCAACGCCAAAGACTGCATCCAGGTGCTCGGCGGCATCGGCATCACCTGGGAGCACGACGCGCATCTGTACCTGCGCCGGGCCTACGGCATCGGGCAATTCCTCGGCGGTTCGGCGCGCTGGTTGCGCCGCACCGCGGCGTTGACCCGGGCCGGGGGGCGCCGGCGGCTGAGCATCGACCTCGGGGGGGTCGCGGATTTACGGCCCCAGATCGCCGCCACAGTCGCGGGGATCGCCGCACTGCCCAAGGACAAACAGCAGGTGGCCCTCGCCGAAGCGGGCCTGCTGGCGCCGCACTGGCCGGCGCCCTACGGGCGCGGCGCATCACCGGCCGAACAGCTGCTGATCGACCAGGAGATGGCCGCGGCCGGCGTCGAGCGCCCCGACTTGGTGATCGGGTGGTGGGCCGCGCCGACAATCCTCGAGCACGGTACACCCGAGCAGATCGAGCGCTTCGTCCCGGCCACCCTGCGCGGCGAAATCTTCTGGTGCCAGCTGTTTTCCGAGCCAGGAGCCGGTTCGGATCTGGCTTCGCTGCGCACCAAGGCGGTGCGTGTCGAGGGCGGATGGAAGCTGACCGGGCAGAAGGTGTGGACGTCGTCGGCGCACAAAGCGCAATGGGGAGTGTGCCTGGCCAGGACAGACCCAAACGCGCCGAAACATAAAGGCATCACCTACTTTCTGGTGGACATGAGCTCGCCCGGCATCGTGATCCGGCCGCTACGGGAGATCACCGGTGACGCTTTGTTCAACGAGGTTTTCCTGGAGGACGTGTTCGTTCCCGACGAGATGGTCGTCGGCGCGGTCAACGACGGCTGGCGGTTGGCGCGCACCACGCTGGCCAACGAGCGGGTGGCCATGGCCACCGGCACCGCGCTGGGTAACCCGATGGAAGAGTTGCTCACTGCAGCAGCCGATTTGGACCTCGACGTCGCTCGTCAAGACCAGCTCGGGTGGCTGATCGTCGCCGCGCAGACCGGGGCGCTACTCGACCAGCGCATCGCGGAGCTGGCGGTCGGCGGTCACGATCCCGGCGCGCAGTCCAGTGTGCGCAAGCTCATCGGCGTGCGATACCGGCAGGCCCTGGCCGAATTCCGGATGGACATCGCCGAGGGCGCCGGAGTGGTCGAGGACGCCGTCGTGCACGACTTCCTCAACACCCGCTGCCTGACCATCGCGGGAGGTACCGAGCAGATCCTGCTCACACTGGCTGCCGAGCGGCTGCTGGGCCTGCCGCGCTAG
- the hsaA gene encoding 3-hydroxy-9,10-secoandrosta-1,3,5(10)-triene-9,17-dione monooxygenase oxygenase subunit has product MTSIEQRDAQSVLDGIDELLPKLRQRAQETEDLRRLPDATVSELQEIGFFRLLQPRQWDGLECDPTLFYEAARRLASACGSTGWVGSIVGVHNWHLALFDQKAQEEVWGEDTSVRISSSYAPMGAGTVVDGGYLVNGSWNWSSGCDHATWTFVGGPVIKDGRPVDFGSFLIPRGEYEIEDVWHVVGLRGTGSNTLHVKNVFVPRHRFLSYKAMNDHTAAGLQTNTAPVYKMPWGTMHPTTITAPIVGMAYGAYDAHVEHQGKRVRAAFAGEKAKDDPFAKVRIAEAASDIDAAWRQLIGNVGDEYALLAAGKEIPFALRARARRDQVRATGRAIASIDRLFEASGATALANTAPIQRFWRDAHAGRVHAANDPERAYVIFGNHEFGLPPGDTMV; this is encoded by the coding sequence GTGACGTCCATTGAACAACGCGACGCCCAATCGGTCCTAGACGGCATCGACGAACTGCTGCCTAAGCTGCGGCAGCGGGCCCAGGAGACCGAGGACCTGCGCCGGCTGCCCGATGCGACGGTCAGCGAGCTCCAGGAGATCGGCTTCTTCCGGCTGCTGCAGCCCAGACAATGGGACGGCCTGGAATGCGACCCCACACTGTTCTACGAGGCGGCTCGGCGGCTGGCCAGTGCCTGCGGGTCGACCGGCTGGGTCGGTTCGATCGTGGGGGTGCACAACTGGCATCTGGCGCTGTTCGACCAAAAAGCCCAGGAAGAAGTGTGGGGCGAGGACACAAGCGTGCGGATCTCGTCGTCGTATGCGCCGATGGGCGCGGGCACCGTGGTCGACGGGGGGTATCTGGTCAACGGCTCGTGGAACTGGTCGTCGGGATGCGACCACGCCACCTGGACGTTCGTCGGCGGCCCAGTGATCAAAGACGGCCGACCGGTCGACTTCGGCAGCTTTTTGATCCCGCGCGGCGAATACGAGATCGAGGACGTCTGGCATGTCGTGGGGCTGCGCGGCACCGGCAGCAACACGCTGCACGTCAAGAACGTCTTCGTGCCACGCCACCGGTTCCTGTCGTACAAGGCGATGAACGACCACACCGCCGCCGGGCTGCAGACCAACACCGCACCGGTGTACAAGATGCCTTGGGGCACAATGCATCCCACGACCATCACGGCTCCGATCGTGGGCATGGCCTACGGTGCTTACGACGCGCACGTGGAGCATCAGGGCAAGCGGGTGCGCGCGGCGTTCGCCGGCGAGAAGGCCAAGGACGACCCGTTCGCCAAGGTCCGCATCGCCGAGGCAGCCAGCGACATCGACGCCGCGTGGCGTCAGTTGATCGGCAACGTGGGTGACGAGTATGCCTTGTTGGCGGCGGGCAAGGAGATCCCGTTCGCGCTGCGGGCCCGTGCGCGACGCGATCAGGTGCGCGCCACCGGCCGCGCGATCGCCTCGATCGACCGGCTCTTCGAGGCCTCAGGCGCCACCGCGCTGGCCAACACCGCTCCGATCCAACGGTTCTGGCGCGACGCCCACGCCGGGCGTGTGCACGCGGCCAACGACCCGGAACGGGCCTACGTGATCTTCGGAAACCACGAGTTCGGGCTGCCGCCCGGCGACACCATGGTGTGA
- the hsaB gene encoding 3-hydroxy-9,10-secoandrosta-1,3,5(10)-triene-9,17-dione monooxygenase reductase subunit, whose amino-acid sequence MAATPIDARTFRNVLGQFCTGITIITTMHDGAPVGFACQSFAALSLEPPLVLFCPTKVSRTWLAIEASGKFCVNILHEKQQHISARFGSKEPDKFAGIDWHLSELGSPVIEGTLAHIDCTVASVHDGGDHFVVFGAVHSLSEVPRAKPRPLLFYRGEYTGIEPEKNTPAAWRDDLEAFLTTTTQDTWL is encoded by the coding sequence ATGGCCGCGACACCGATCGACGCACGTACGTTTCGCAACGTGCTCGGTCAGTTCTGCACCGGGATCACGATCATCACCACCATGCACGACGGCGCACCGGTCGGGTTCGCGTGCCAGTCCTTCGCGGCGTTGTCGCTGGAGCCGCCGCTGGTGTTGTTTTGCCCCACCAAGGTGTCGCGGACCTGGCTGGCTATCGAGGCCAGCGGGAAGTTCTGCGTCAACATCTTGCACGAGAAGCAACAGCACATTTCGGCGCGCTTCGGTTCGAAGGAGCCCGACAAGTTCGCTGGAATCGACTGGCATCTCTCCGAATTGGGCTCACCCGTCATCGAGGGAACACTGGCGCACATCGACTGCACGGTAGCGTCGGTGCACGACGGTGGCGACCATTTCGTGGTGTTCGGTGCGGTGCACTCGCTGTCGGAAGTGCCGAGGGCCAAGCCGCGACCGCTGCTGTTCTACCGCGGCGAGTACACCGGAATCGAGCCGGAAAAGAACACGCCCGCTGCGTGGCGCGACGATCTCGAAGCGTTCCTGACCACCACCACCCAGGACACCTGGCTATAA
- the kstR gene encoding cholesterol catabolism transcriptional regulator KstR: protein MAVLAESELGSEAQRERRKRILDATMAIASKGGYEAVQMRAVADRADVAVGTLYRYFPSKVHLLVSALGREFERIDAKTDRSTLPGGTPYQRLNFMVSKLNRAMQRNPLLTEAMTRAYVFADASAAGEVDHVEKLIDSMFARAMADGEPTEDQYHIARVISDVWLSNLLAWLTRRASATDVSKRLDLAVRLLLGEEHAKS from the coding sequence GTGGCGGTGTTGGCCGAATCCGAGCTGGGCTCCGAGGCCCAGCGCGAGCGGCGCAAGCGCATCCTGGACGCGACGATGGCGATCGCCTCCAAAGGCGGCTACGAGGCAGTACAGATGCGTGCGGTGGCAGACCGGGCCGACGTGGCAGTGGGCACGCTCTACCGGTATTTCCCGTCGAAGGTGCATCTGCTGGTCTCGGCGCTGGGCCGCGAGTTCGAGCGCATCGACGCCAAGACCGACCGCTCCACGCTGCCCGGCGGCACGCCGTATCAGCGGCTGAACTTCATGGTCAGCAAGCTCAACCGCGCGATGCAGCGCAACCCGCTGCTGACCGAGGCGATGACCCGCGCCTACGTCTTCGCCGACGCGTCCGCCGCGGGTGAGGTTGATCATGTCGAGAAACTGATCGATTCGATGTTCGCCCGGGCAATGGCCGACGGTGAACCGACCGAGGACCAGTACCACATCGCCCGGGTGATCTCGGACGTGTGGCTGTCCAACCTGCTGGCCTGGCTGACCCGGCGCGCGTCGGCCACCGACGTCAGCAAGCGGCTGGACCTGGCGGTGCGGCTTTTGCTCGGCGAGGAGCACGCCAAAAGCTGA
- the hsaC gene encoding iron-dependent extradiol dioxygenase HsaC: MSIRSLGYLRIEATDVGAWREYGLKVLGMVEGSGSTEGALYLRMDEFPARLVIVPGEHDRLAVAGWECANAEGLQDIRNRLDVEGTPYKEATAAELAERRVDEMIQFSDPSGNCLEVFHGAALEHRRVVSPYGHKFVTGEQGLGHVVLSTRDDAEALHFYRDVLGFRLRDSMRLPPQLVGRPADGPPAWLRFFGCNPRHHSLAFLPMPTPSGIVHLMVEVENSDDVGLCLDRALRRKVPMSATLGRHVNDKMLSFYMKTPGGFDVEFGCEGLQVDDRDWIARESTAVSLWGHDFTVGARQQ, translated from the coding sequence ATGAGCATCCGGTCACTGGGCTATCTGCGCATCGAGGCCACCGATGTGGGGGCCTGGCGGGAGTACGGCCTCAAGGTCCTCGGCATGGTCGAGGGCAGTGGCAGCACCGAGGGGGCACTGTATCTGCGGATGGACGAATTCCCCGCCCGGCTTGTGATCGTGCCCGGCGAGCATGACCGCCTGGCGGTAGCCGGCTGGGAATGCGCGAACGCCGAAGGGCTGCAGGACATCCGCAACCGGCTTGACGTGGAGGGCACACCGTACAAGGAAGCCACCGCGGCGGAACTGGCGGAGCGACGCGTCGACGAGATGATCCAATTCTCCGATCCCTCCGGAAACTGCCTGGAGGTCTTCCATGGCGCCGCGCTTGAGCACCGGCGGGTGGTCAGCCCGTACGGGCATAAGTTCGTCACCGGTGAGCAGGGCCTGGGGCATGTGGTGCTGTCCACCCGCGACGACGCCGAGGCCTTGCACTTCTACCGCGACGTGCTGGGTTTTCGGCTGCGCGACTCGATGCGGCTGCCGCCCCAGTTGGTTGGCCGTCCCGCGGACGGACCGCCGGCCTGGCTGCGTTTCTTCGGCTGTAACCCGCGCCACCACAGCCTGGCTTTCCTGCCGATGCCCACCCCGAGCGGCATCGTGCATTTGATGGTCGAGGTGGAAAACTCCGACGACGTCGGGCTGTGCCTGGACCGGGCGCTGCGCCGCAAGGTACCGATGTCTGCCACATTGGGGCGGCATGTCAACGACAAGATGCTGTCGTTCTACATGAAGACGCCCGGCGGGTTCGACGTCGAATTCGGTTGTGAAGGCCTGCAAGTCGACGATCGGGACTGGATAGCCAGGGAGAGCACCGCGGTCAGCCTATGGGGTCACGACTTCACCGTCGGCGCCCGTCAACAGTAA
- a CDS encoding PPOX class F420-dependent oxidoreductase: protein MRPLNTAARAYLVTLTALVGLANVVVGIWCLAGPGLFARFVGFETHEHFLHDIGAFQLGLGVTLLLALIWSDALATALAGFIVANGVHTVNHVMDLDLGGSPAQAWVLGVVSVALAVAFLLRLRQLGYVLGSVGTATDPRLASFVRQKTVRLTTFRKDGTPGSSPVSIAVDGDRAYFRSFERALKVRRIRRDPKVEFGPATASGKPTGPTQPGRVRLLEGAEYQAAARLLRRKYPLLHGVLVPLTHRLMRRKYGRTVHAELTPSAAPS, encoded by the coding sequence ATGAGACCGTTGAACACAGCAGCGCGGGCATACCTGGTCACGCTGACGGCCTTGGTCGGTCTGGCCAATGTTGTGGTTGGAATATGGTGTCTGGCCGGCCCCGGGTTGTTCGCCCGGTTCGTGGGATTCGAAACGCACGAGCATTTTCTGCATGACATCGGCGCGTTCCAGCTGGGGTTGGGTGTCACGTTGCTGCTCGCGCTGATCTGGTCGGATGCATTGGCCACCGCGCTGGCTGGGTTCATCGTGGCCAACGGCGTGCACACGGTGAACCACGTGATGGACCTCGATCTGGGCGGTTCGCCCGCTCAGGCATGGGTGCTCGGCGTGGTGTCGGTGGCACTTGCCGTAGCGTTCCTGCTGCGGCTACGCCAACTCGGCTATGTACTCGGGTCCGTCGGCACCGCAACCGATCCCAGACTGGCTTCCTTCGTGCGGCAGAAGACGGTGCGGCTCACCACCTTCCGAAAGGATGGCACCCCGGGCAGTAGTCCGGTGAGCATCGCGGTAGACGGCGACCGCGCATACTTTCGCAGTTTTGAGCGGGCGCTCAAAGTACGTAGGATACGGCGCGATCCGAAAGTTGAATTCGGACCGGCGACGGCATCGGGTAAGCCGACCGGGCCGACCCAACCCGGCCGCGTGCGGCTCCTGGAAGGCGCCGAATATCAGGCGGCGGCTCGTCTGCTGCGCCGCAAATACCCGTTGCTGCATGGGGTTCTGGTGCCGTTGACGCATCGGCTGATGCGGCGCAAATACGGCCGCACGGTGCACGCCGAATTGACTCCGTCGGCTGCGCCCAGTTAG
- a CDS encoding pyridoxal phosphate-dependent aminotransferase, translating into MDVWLAAAERQRTHSDLVNLSAGQPSAGAPAPVRAAAKAVLDSSPLGYTVALGIPELRAAIAQTYTPRYGITVEPDDVVITTGSSGGFLLAFLACFDAGDRVVVTSPGYPCYRNILSALGCEVVDVPCGPDTRFQPTAHMLAALDPQPRGVVVASPANPTGTVIAPAELAAIASWCENSGVRLISDEVYHGLVYEGAPQTSCAWETSRNAVVVNSFSKYYAMTGWRLGWLLVPPELRRTVDCLTGNFTICPPVLSQYAAVAAFTPEAVAEANAHLHQYAINRRLLLDGLRQIGINRLAPTDGAFYVYADVADYTSDSLQFCEKLLADTGVAIAPGIDFDTARGGSFVRVSFAGPTSDIEEALRRIERWLG; encoded by the coding sequence ATGGACGTGTGGCTGGCGGCCGCCGAGCGTCAACGCACCCACAGCGACCTGGTGAACCTTTCGGCGGGCCAGCCAAGTGCGGGAGCGCCGGCACCGGTGCGCGCCGCCGCCAAGGCGGTGCTAGACAGCAGCCCGCTGGGTTACACGGTGGCTCTTGGCATTCCAGAACTCCGCGCCGCCATTGCTCAGACATATACGCCGCGATATGGGATCACCGTCGAGCCCGACGACGTCGTCATCACCACCGGCTCGTCGGGCGGCTTCTTGCTTGCGTTCCTAGCGTGTTTCGACGCCGGCGACCGGGTCGTTGTCACCAGCCCCGGCTACCCGTGCTACCGAAACATCCTGTCCGCGCTGGGCTGTGAAGTGGTGGACGTGCCATGCGGCCCGGACACCCGGTTTCAGCCGACCGCACATATGCTGGCCGCGCTCGACCCGCAGCCACGCGGTGTCGTCGTCGCCAGCCCGGCCAACCCGACCGGGACCGTCATCGCACCCGCGGAGCTGGCGGCGATCGCATCCTGGTGCGAGAACTCCGGCGTGCGACTCATCAGCGACGAGGTGTACCACGGCCTTGTGTACGAGGGAGCTCCCCAAACCAGCTGCGCTTGGGAGACCTCGCGAAACGCTGTGGTGGTCAACAGTTTTTCGAAATACTACGCGATGACGGGTTGGCGGCTGGGCTGGCTGCTGGTGCCGCCGGAGTTGCGCCGCACAGTGGACTGTTTGACCGGCAACTTCACGATCTGCCCACCCGTGCTGTCGCAGTACGCCGCGGTCGCGGCGTTCACCCCGGAGGCGGTCGCCGAGGCCAACGCACACCTACATCAGTACGCGATCAACCGTCGGCTGCTGTTGGACGGTCTGCGGCAAATCGGAATCAACCGGCTCGCTCCCACCGACGGTGCGTTCTACGTCTATGCCGATGTCGCGGACTACACATCGGACTCGCTGCAGTTTTGCGAGAAGTTGTTGGCCGACACCGGAGTGGCGATCGCACCGGGCATCGACTTCGACACTGCTCGCGGTGGGTCGTTTGTCCGCGTGTCATTCGCCGGACCGACATCCGATATCGAGGAGGCGCTGCGCCGCATCGAGCGGTGGCTGGGCTAA
- the hsaD gene encoding 4,5:9,10-diseco-3-hydroxy-5,9,17-trioxoandrosta-1(10),2-diene-4-oate hydrolase, translating to MTTTDELTFESTSRYAQLDVDGPLKLHYHEAGVGNPQTVVLLHGGGPGASSWTNYSRNIAVFAQRFHVLAVDQPGYGHSDKRTEHPQFNRYAARALKALFDALGLQRAPLVGNSLGGGTAVRFALDYPDRAGRLVLMGPGGLSINLFAADPTEGVKRLNKFAMQPTRENLEAFLRVMVYDKNIITPELVEARYALASTPEALAATVAMGKSFAGTDFEAGMMWREVYRLRQPVLLIWGREDRVNPLDGALVALKTIPRVQLHVFGQCGHWVQVEKFDEFNKLTIDFLGGA from the coding sequence ATGACCACAACCGACGAGCTGACGTTCGAGTCCACGTCGCGTTACGCGCAGCTCGACGTTGACGGCCCACTTAAGCTGCACTACCACGAGGCCGGTGTCGGCAATCCGCAGACGGTGGTGCTGTTGCACGGCGGCGGTCCCGGGGCGTCGAGCTGGACGAATTACTCCCGCAACATCGCGGTGTTCGCCCAGCGGTTCCATGTGCTGGCCGTCGACCAGCCCGGTTACGGGCACTCGGACAAACGGACCGAGCATCCGCAGTTCAACCGGTACGCCGCAAGAGCCCTCAAGGCCCTGTTCGACGCGCTTGGCCTCCAGCGGGCGCCGTTGGTGGGCAATTCCCTGGGCGGGGGTACGGCGGTCCGATTCGCGCTGGACTACCCGGATCGGGCGGGGCGGCTGGTGTTGATGGGGCCGGGCGGCTTGAGCATCAACCTGTTCGCAGCCGACCCCACCGAAGGGGTCAAGCGGCTCAACAAGTTCGCTATGCAGCCCACCAGGGAAAACCTCGAGGCGTTTTTGCGGGTGATGGTCTACGACAAGAACATCATTACCCCGGAGCTGGTGGAGGCGCGGTATGCGTTGGCCAGCACCCCGGAGGCGCTGGCAGCGACGGTGGCGATGGGAAAGTCGTTCGCCGGCACGGACTTTGAAGCCGGGATGATGTGGCGTGAAGTGTACCGGCTGCGCCAGCCGGTATTGCTGATCTGGGGTCGCGAGGACCGGGTCAACCCGCTCGACGGCGCACTGGTGGCGTTGAAGACGATTCCGCGTGTCCAGCTGCATGTTTTCGGGCAATGTGGACATTGGGTCCAAGTGGAGAAATTCGACGAGTTCAACAAGCTCACGATTGACTTCCTCGGAGGTGCGTGA
- a CDS encoding ferredoxin--NADP reductase codes for MSDEKARAVADTVPDEPLGSHVLELQVAEVIAETDEARSLVFAVPDGADIPPERLRYAPGQFLTLRVPSERTGSVARCYSLCGSPFTGDALTVTVKRTADGYASNWLCDHAHPGMRIHVLAPSGNFVPKTLDDDFLLIAAGSGITPIMSICKSALVEGSGQVVLVYANRDDRSVIFGDALRELAAKYPDRLTVVHWLESLQGLPSAAALAKLAAPYSDRQAFICGPGPFMQASRDALESLNVPAHRIHLEVFRSLDTDPFAAVTVEDSGDEPPATAVVQLDGETHTVSWPRHAKLLDVLLDRGLDAPFSCREGHCGACACTLRSGKVTMEVNDVLEQQDLDEGLILACQSRPESDSVEVTYDE; via the coding sequence ATGTCAGACGAGAAAGCCCGGGCCGTGGCGGATACCGTTCCCGACGAGCCGCTGGGCAGTCACGTGCTTGAACTGCAGGTCGCCGAGGTGATCGCCGAGACCGACGAGGCCCGGTCGCTGGTGTTCGCCGTCCCCGACGGCGCCGACATCCCGCCCGAGCGGCTGCGCTACGCGCCCGGACAGTTCCTGACGTTGCGCGTCCCTAGCGAGCGCACCGGCTCGGTGGCGCGCTGCTATTCGCTGTGTGGTTCGCCGTTCACCGGGGACGCGCTGACCGTGACCGTCAAGCGCACCGCCGACGGGTATGCGTCGAACTGGCTGTGCGACCACGCCCACCCCGGGATGCGGATCCACGTGCTGGCCCCGTCCGGCAACTTCGTGCCGAAGACGCTCGACGACGATTTCTTGCTGATCGCGGCCGGCAGCGGGATCACCCCGATCATGTCGATCTGCAAATCCGCGCTGGTCGAGGGCAGCGGGCAGGTGGTGCTGGTCTACGCCAACCGCGACGACCGCTCGGTGATTTTCGGTGATGCGCTGCGGGAGTTGGCGGCCAAGTATCCCGACCGGCTGACCGTCGTGCACTGGCTGGAGTCGCTGCAGGGCCTGCCCAGCGCCGCCGCGCTGGCCAAGCTGGCGGCGCCGTACAGCGACCGGCAGGCCTTCATCTGCGGACCGGGACCGTTTATGCAGGCCAGCCGTGACGCGCTGGAATCACTGAACGTGCCGGCGCACCGTATCCACCTCGAGGTGTTCCGCTCGCTGGACACCGACCCGTTCGCCGCGGTGACGGTCGAGGACTCCGGCGACGAACCTCCGGCCACCGCGGTCGTGCAGCTCGACGGTGAAACCCACACCGTGTCATGGCCGCGGCACGCCAAGCTGCTCGACGTGCTGCTGGACCGCGGCCTGGATGCGCCGTTTTCCTGCCGGGAAGGTCACTGCGGCGCGTGCGCCTGCACGTTGCGCAGCGGGAAAGTCACCATGGAGGTCAACGACGTGCTCGAGCAGCAAGATCTCGACGAAGGACTGATCCTGGCCTGCCAGTCTCGCCCGGAGTCCGATTCGGTCGAAGTCACCTACGACGAGTAG
- a CDS encoding acyl-CoA dehydrogenase family protein has product MTASDERELLRETVSALVAKHAPAAAVREAIQSERGYDEALWRLLCEQVGAAALLVPEEFGGAGGTLADAAVVIEELGKGLVPTPLLGTTLAELALLAADEPDAQALARLAQGTAIGTVVFDPDYVVNGDSADIVVAATGDRLIRWSDFVAEPVATMDPTRRLARVRPQRTVPIGADPGIADSAAILLAVEQVGAAARCLELTVDYTKQRVQFGRPIGSFQALKHRMADLYVAVQATRAVVDDAVTEPSPTSAALARIAASETFSRVAAEGIQLHGGIAITWEHDMHLYFKRAHSSAQLLGPPPEYLRRLERQVLNSTT; this is encoded by the coding sequence ATGACAGCGAGCGACGAACGCGAACTGCTGCGTGAAACGGTGTCGGCGCTGGTGGCCAAGCATGCTCCGGCCGCCGCGGTGCGGGAGGCGATCCAGTCCGAGCGCGGTTACGACGAAGCGTTGTGGCGGCTGCTGTGCGAACAGGTCGGCGCGGCAGCGCTGCTGGTGCCCGAGGAATTCGGCGGCGCCGGCGGCACCCTGGCCGACGCCGCCGTCGTCATCGAGGAACTCGGCAAAGGTCTGGTGCCCACCCCGCTACTCGGCACCACGCTGGCCGAGCTAGCGCTGCTCGCCGCCGACGAGCCCGACGCCCAAGCGCTCGCGCGGCTGGCGCAGGGCACGGCGATCGGCACGGTGGTGTTCGATCCCGACTATGTGGTCAACGGTGACAGCGCCGACATCGTCGTCGCAGCCACTGGCGACAGGCTCATCCGTTGGAGCGACTTCGTCGCCGAGCCCGTCGCCACAATGGATCCGACCCGCCGACTGGCCCGCGTCAGACCGCAACGCACCGTGCCGATAGGCGCGGACCCCGGTATCGCCGACAGCGCGGCGATCCTGCTTGCGGTCGAGCAGGTCGGCGCTGCGGCCCGCTGCCTGGAGTTGACCGTCGACTACACCAAGCAACGGGTGCAATTCGGCCGGCCGATCGGCAGCTTCCAGGCACTCAAACACCGGATGGCCGACCTGTATGTCGCGGTCCAGGCCACGCGCGCGGTGGTCGACGACGCAGTGACCGAACCGTCGCCGACGTCGGCGGCGCTGGCCCGGATTGCCGCGAGCGAGACGTTCAGCAGGGTGGCTGCCGAGGGTATCCAGCTGCACGGCGGGATTGCGATCACCTGGGAACACGACATGCACCTCTACTTCAAGCGTGCGCACTCAAGTGCCCAGCTGCTCGGGCCGCCGCCCGAATACCTGCGCCGGCTTGAGCGCCAAGTGTTGAATAGCACGACGTGA